In Amycolatopsis endophytica, the following are encoded in one genomic region:
- a CDS encoding ABC transporter permease produces the protein MTVPPVRGVALVARRELNTRLRTRSFVVGTVVILVVLAGYLLLQATLISGANTARIGLAGQTTGVAEQLRTASAAVGETVETVPVEGPEQGTRQVRDGDLDAVLSGSAADLRVTVKSELDQQLRAVLNAIAQQQVLDAKLVEADLDPAQVMREVTQAQVQVTELDPREADADQRLAIGIVIVFLLFFGIQAYGGMVAQGVVEEKASRVVEILLSTLRPWQLMLGKVIGLGLVGLVQLAIFVVVGLGMATLSGALTLSSVAIGTALWGLLWYLLGFFLYAMVYAAAGSLVSRQEDTASVVTPVSLTLTVGFVAGFNVLIQDPDSAGARVLSLVPIFSPILMPGRIAAGVAVGWEIVLALLLTVAFGALLTGVSGRIYRNAVLHTGTRVKLRAALHG, from the coding sequence ATGACCGTCCCACCGGTGAGGGGCGTGGCACTGGTCGCGCGGCGGGAGCTGAACACGCGCCTGCGCACCCGGTCGTTCGTGGTGGGGACCGTCGTGATCCTCGTGGTGCTGGCCGGTTACCTCCTGCTGCAGGCGACGCTCATCAGCGGCGCCAACACGGCGCGCATCGGATTGGCCGGCCAGACCACCGGCGTCGCGGAACAGCTGCGAACAGCGTCCGCGGCCGTCGGCGAAACCGTCGAAACCGTCCCGGTCGAGGGCCCCGAGCAGGGCACGCGGCAGGTCCGTGACGGTGACCTGGACGCGGTACTGTCGGGCAGCGCCGCCGATCTGCGGGTGACGGTGAAGTCGGAGCTGGACCAGCAGCTGCGGGCGGTGCTCAACGCCATCGCGCAACAGCAGGTGCTGGACGCGAAGCTCGTGGAAGCCGACCTGGATCCGGCGCAGGTGATGCGTGAGGTCACGCAAGCCCAGGTGCAGGTGACCGAGCTGGATCCCCGCGAGGCGGACGCCGATCAGCGGCTCGCGATCGGGATCGTGATCGTGTTCCTGTTGTTCTTCGGGATCCAGGCTTACGGCGGCATGGTGGCGCAGGGAGTGGTGGAGGAGAAGGCGAGCCGTGTCGTCGAAATCCTGCTCTCCACGCTGCGCCCGTGGCAGCTGATGCTGGGCAAGGTCATCGGACTCGGCTTGGTGGGTCTCGTGCAGCTGGCGATCTTCGTCGTGGTGGGTCTCGGAATGGCGACGCTGAGCGGCGCCCTCACCCTCTCCAGCGTCGCGATCGGTACCGCTTTGTGGGGTTTGCTGTGGTACCTGCTGGGCTTCTTCCTGTACGCGATGGTCTACGCCGCAGCCGGTTCACTGGTGTCGCGGCAGGAGGACACCGCATCCGTGGTGACGCCCGTGAGTCTTACCTTGACAGTCGGTTTCGTGGCAGGCTTCAACGTTCTCATCCAGGACCCCGATTCGGCGGGCGCCCGGGTTCTGTCACTGGTGCCGATCTTCTCCCCGATCCTCATGCCGGGCCGCATCGCGGCTGGGGTCGCCGTCGGATGGGAGATCGTTCTGGCGCTGCTGCTCACCGTGGCTTTCGGCGCACTGCTGACCGGAGTGAGCGGCCGCATCTACCGAAACGCGGTGCTGCACACCGGAACGCGAGTCAAGCTCCGCGCCGCCCTGCACGGTTGA
- a CDS encoding ABC transporter ATP-binding protein, protein MRAPALTIDRVSKRYGSVVALDEISFEVGSGELFGFVGSNGAGKTTTMRIALGVLAADSGEVRFAGEPVTHDTRTRIGYMPEERGLYPKMRVLDQLVYLAELHGMDNLRAHRAAESWIARLGLARRRQDEVQKLSLGNQQRVQLAAALVHDPAVLVLDEPFSGLDPIAVDVMSDVLREKASSGVPVVFSSHQLDLVERLCDRVGIVQKGRMVACGTVAELTATGSHLVVSAAAPGWADTLAGVRVVSDEPGRTVLALGSGVDDQIVLAAALAAGPVREFRWQRPSLAELFRNVVTGSES, encoded by the coding sequence GTGCGCGCGCCGGCACTGACGATCGACCGGGTGTCCAAACGCTACGGTTCGGTGGTGGCTTTGGACGAGATCTCGTTCGAGGTCGGGTCCGGCGAGCTGTTCGGTTTCGTCGGCAGCAACGGCGCGGGCAAGACCACGACGATGCGGATCGCGCTGGGTGTGCTCGCGGCGGACAGCGGTGAGGTGCGGTTCGCCGGGGAACCGGTCACGCACGACACCCGCACGCGGATCGGGTACATGCCGGAGGAACGGGGCCTGTACCCGAAGATGCGGGTGCTCGACCAGCTCGTGTACCTCGCGGAGCTGCACGGGATGGACAACCTTCGGGCGCACCGGGCGGCGGAGAGCTGGATCGCGCGGCTGGGGCTGGCGCGGCGGCGGCAGGACGAAGTGCAGAAGTTGAGTCTCGGCAACCAGCAGCGCGTCCAGCTGGCGGCGGCGCTCGTGCACGATCCGGCGGTGCTGGTGCTGGACGAGCCGTTCTCCGGGCTGGATCCGATCGCGGTGGACGTGATGAGCGATGTGCTGCGGGAGAAAGCGTCTTCCGGGGTGCCGGTGGTGTTCTCCAGTCACCAGCTGGACCTGGTGGAGCGGCTGTGCGACCGGGTCGGCATCGTCCAAAAGGGACGGATGGTGGCGTGCGGGACGGTTGCGGAGCTGACCGCCACGGGTTCGCACCTGGTGGTTTCGGCCGCCGCGCCGGGCTGGGCCGACACGCTGGCCGGGGTACGGGTGGTGTCCGACGAGCCGGGGCGCACGGTGCTCGCGCTCGGTTCCGGGGTGGATGACCAGATCGTGCTGGCCGCGGCGCTGGCTGCCGGACCGGTGCGAGAATTCCGGTGGCAGCGGCCGAGCCTGGCCGAGTTGTTCCGGAACGTGGTCACGGGGAGCGAGTCATGA
- a CDS encoding TetR/AcrR family transcriptional regulator, whose product MDDESRSVIGRVRPSSALANARGRPTAARVSDDVLLDAARRCVLASGLRRTTLAEIARTAKVSRMTLYRRFPDVRSVLSALMTREFGAVLHQATVSGADAPTARARLVRSSVAAVRLLNADPLMRTVLDVDTALVVPYVLERLGGTQRLGEKFIVALLEAGHRDGSIRRAATPVQARSVLLVVQSFVLSMRPATADVAAETLLGELAHHLNAALRPL is encoded by the coding sequence ATGGACGATGAGAGTCGCAGTGTGATCGGACGGGTCCGGCCCTCCAGCGCGCTCGCGAACGCGCGCGGACGCCCCACGGCCGCGCGCGTGTCGGATGACGTGCTCCTCGACGCGGCGCGCCGGTGCGTGCTGGCGTCCGGGCTGAGGCGCACGACGCTGGCCGAGATCGCGCGGACGGCGAAGGTCAGCCGGATGACGCTGTACCGCCGGTTCCCCGACGTGCGCAGCGTGTTGTCGGCGCTGATGACGCGCGAGTTCGGCGCGGTGCTGCACCAGGCCACGGTGAGCGGGGCGGACGCCCCGACCGCGCGGGCGCGACTGGTGCGCAGCTCGGTGGCCGCGGTGCGGCTGCTCAACGCCGATCCGCTCATGCGGACGGTTCTGGACGTCGACACGGCGCTGGTCGTGCCGTACGTGCTGGAACGGCTCGGCGGCACCCAGCGGCTCGGCGAGAAGTTCATCGTCGCGCTGCTGGAGGCCGGGCACCGGGACGGCTCGATCCGGCGTGCCGCGACGCCGGTTCAGGCTCGGTCGGTGCTGCTGGTGGTGCAGTCGTTCGTGTTGTCGATGCGGCCGGCCACGGCGGATGTCGCGGCCGAGACGCTGCTCGGCGAGCTGGCCCACCACCTCAACGCGGCGTTGCGGCCGCTGTGA
- a CDS encoding S-(hydroxymethyl)mycothiol dehydrogenase — MPHEVQGVVSRAKGEPVTLETVVVPDPGPGEAVVSVKACGVCHTDMHYRDGGINDEYPFLLGHEAAGYVEQVGPGVTDLEPGDFVILNWRAVCGTCRACRRGKPWYCFSTHNASQPMTLADGTALSPALGIGAFLEKTLVHAGQCTKVDERAEPAVAGLLGCGVMAGIGAAINTGAVTRGDSVAVIGCGGVGDAAIAGARLAGASTIIALDVDDAKLEWATGFGATHTVNSRGKSQDEVIEAIQDHTGGFGADVVIDAVGRPETWKQAFYGRDLAGTVVLVGVPTPDMRLTDMPLIDFFSHGGSLKSAWYGDCLPSRDFPMLVDLYLQGRLPLDRFVTERIGADGVEDAFGKMHRGEVLRSVVEFP, encoded by the coding sequence ATGCCGCACGAAGTACAGGGTGTCGTCTCACGGGCGAAGGGTGAACCGGTCACGCTCGAGACGGTCGTGGTCCCGGATCCCGGTCCCGGCGAGGCGGTCGTCTCGGTGAAGGCGTGCGGGGTCTGCCACACGGACATGCACTACCGCGACGGCGGCATCAACGACGAGTACCCGTTCCTGCTCGGTCACGAGGCCGCCGGGTACGTCGAGCAGGTCGGTCCCGGGGTGACCGATCTCGAACCGGGCGACTTCGTCATCCTCAACTGGCGTGCCGTGTGCGGGACCTGCCGGGCATGCCGGCGCGGTAAGCCGTGGTACTGCTTCAGCACCCACAACGCGTCGCAGCCGATGACGCTCGCCGACGGCACCGCGCTGTCCCCGGCGCTCGGGATCGGCGCTTTCCTGGAGAAGACGCTCGTCCACGCCGGGCAGTGCACGAAGGTCGACGAGCGGGCCGAACCGGCGGTCGCCGGGCTGCTCGGATGCGGTGTCATGGCGGGCATCGGCGCGGCCATCAACACCGGTGCCGTGACCCGCGGCGATTCGGTCGCGGTCATCGGCTGCGGCGGGGTCGGCGACGCGGCGATCGCGGGCGCGCGGCTGGCCGGTGCGTCGACGATCATCGCGCTCGACGTGGACGACGCGAAACTGGAGTGGGCCACCGGCTTCGGTGCCACCCACACCGTGAACTCGCGCGGGAAATCGCAGGACGAGGTCATCGAGGCCATTCAGGACCACACCGGCGGATTCGGCGCCGATGTCGTCATCGACGCCGTCGGCAGGCCGGAAACGTGGAAACAGGCTTTCTACGGACGCGATCTGGCCGGCACGGTCGTCCTGGTCGGCGTGCCCACACCGGACATGCGGCTGACCGACATGCCGCTCATCGACTTCTTCTCACACGGCGGCTCGCTCAAGTCCGCCTGGTACGGCGACTGCCTGCCCTCGCGGGACTTCCCCATGCTCGTGGACCTCTACCTGCAGGGACGCCTCCCGCTCGACAGGTTCGTCACCGAACGGATCGGCGCCGACGGGGTCGAGGACGCCTTCGGCAAGATGCACCGCGGTGAGGTGCTCCGCAGTGTGGTCGAATTTCCGTAA
- a CDS encoding C39 family peptidase — translation MTRALLAVLAAAMMATVTVQPVAASPSRSDDEAIDYHEWSRSGPFAPAGVVSHDGRDYERSQWTSPFHEPGFDATELIASWNARTPPRTWIQVEAQARTATGEETAWYVMGRWASGDGDIQRTSVAGQDDAHAQVSVDTLVMKPGVLLRSYRLRVSLYRAEGSHAMPTVTSVGAMTSNVPERFEVPVSPPGRASGIELPVPAYAQNLHKGHFPEYGGGGESWCSPTSTEMVVEYWGRRPREEDMSWIPAGYPDRTVDYAARNTYDHSYEGTGNWPFNTAYAATFGLRGHVTRLHSLTELEDYIARGIPVTTSQSFLASELDGAGYGTAGHIMVVVGFTADGDVIANDPAANSNDNVRTVYQRAQFENIWLRTKRHAEDGSVASGPGGVVYLITP, via the coding sequence ATGACCCGCGCTCTGCTCGCCGTGCTCGCCGCCGCGATGATGGCGACGGTGACCGTCCAGCCCGTCGCCGCCTCGCCGTCCCGGTCCGACGACGAGGCGATCGACTACCACGAGTGGTCCCGCTCCGGACCGTTCGCGCCCGCCGGGGTCGTCAGCCACGACGGGCGTGACTACGAACGGTCGCAGTGGACCTCGCCGTTCCACGAACCCGGCTTCGACGCCACCGAGCTGATCGCGTCGTGGAACGCGCGGACGCCGCCGCGGACGTGGATCCAGGTCGAGGCACAGGCGCGGACCGCGACGGGCGAGGAGACCGCGTGGTACGTCATGGGTCGGTGGGCCAGCGGCGACGGCGACATCCAGCGGACGAGCGTCGCGGGCCAGGACGACGCGCACGCGCAGGTCTCCGTCGACACGCTCGTCATGAAACCCGGCGTCCTGCTGCGCTCCTACCGGCTGCGCGTCTCGCTCTACCGGGCCGAGGGCAGCCACGCGATGCCCACCGTGACGTCCGTGGGGGCGATGACGTCGAACGTGCCGGAACGGTTCGAGGTTCCGGTCTCGCCACCCGGCCGGGCTTCCGGCATCGAGCTGCCGGTGCCCGCCTACGCGCAGAACCTCCACAAGGGACACTTCCCGGAGTACGGCGGGGGCGGCGAGAGCTGGTGCAGCCCGACATCCACCGAAATGGTGGTCGAGTACTGGGGCCGCCGCCCGCGCGAGGAGGACATGTCCTGGATCCCGGCGGGCTACCCGGACCGCACCGTCGACTACGCCGCGCGCAACACCTACGACCACTCCTACGAGGGCACCGGGAACTGGCCGTTCAACACCGCCTACGCGGCCACCTTCGGGCTGCGCGGGCACGTGACGCGGCTGCACTCGCTGACCGAACTGGAGGACTACATCGCCCGCGGCATCCCGGTCACCACGTCCCAGTCCTTCCTGGCGAGCGAACTCGACGGCGCAGGCTACGGCACCGCCGGGCACATCATGGTCGTCGTCGGGTTCACGGCGGACGGCGACGTGATCGCCAACGATCCGGCGGCCAACAGCAACGACAACGTACGCACCGTCTACCAGCGGGCACAGTTCGAAAACATCTGGTTGCGCACCAAGCGGCACGCCGAGGACGGTTCGGTCGCGAGCGGTCCGGGCGGTGTGGTCTACCTGATCACCCCCTGA
- a CDS encoding PaaI family thioesterase — MTDSAGTALFHQSMPFSERLGIEVLEHSKDIVKARLAWDATLCTIGGVLHGGALMALADSTGAVCAFLNLPEGAQGTSTIESKTNFLRGVREGHVVATAKPLHTGRKVIVVETELHDDAGKLVAKVTQSQAVL, encoded by the coding sequence ATGACTGACTCTGCCGGAACCGCGCTGTTCCACCAGTCGATGCCGTTCTCCGAACGGCTCGGAATCGAGGTGCTGGAGCATTCGAAGGACATCGTGAAAGCGCGGCTGGCGTGGGACGCCACGCTGTGCACGATCGGCGGTGTCCTGCACGGCGGCGCGCTGATGGCGCTGGCCGACTCGACGGGCGCGGTGTGCGCGTTCCTCAACCTGCCCGAGGGGGCGCAGGGCACGTCGACCATCGAGTCGAAGACCAACTTCCTGCGCGGGGTGCGCGAGGGGCACGTGGTCGCGACCGCGAAGCCGCTGCACACCGGGCGGAAGGTGATCGTGGTGGAGACCGAACTGCACGACGACGCGGGCAAGCTCGTCGCCAAGGTGACCCAGAGCCAGGCCGTCCTTTAG
- a CDS encoding TIGR03767 family metallophosphoesterase has product MGLSRRSVLTAAGVAGLGVAVGTPSAEAIDRALRETTKRAVTPAGTTLESVATPVDGTAAYTRLTVGPGWPLVAREDLVAARGGRDDRRVALTSFVQFTDLHITDSESPARFEYLHPLIGSAHRPQETLGPVATAALVDRVNSVRRGPFTGRPFDFVMTTGDNTDNHEQLELAWFLGVLNGGEVTPNSGDPNAHEGVQASGHPLYWNPDRRLDGDWSAFPVIPGILTAGTRPFTSAGLDVPWYCTFGNHDDSIAGSLPDLPGMEHWYTGRYKVIGKDSQTTVKLARAVRTPGASVPASELFGGSGTIREITPDERRRPFTTAGFVQAHLDPANTGPGPEGHGFTGSNADGVDVYYTFRIAPGVTGISLDTTTLAGFADGSIGLGQYLWVEQTLKRGSSVYYDFWGNRVTHSVTDELFVLFSHHTSDTMGNVLPDARHPLEPRLAGDAFVALLHRFPNVLAWVNGHTHSNKITARPGATPGQGFWEINTASHVDFPQHARVIEVADNADGTLSLFTTLIEARAPYSAGYGDTSPTALASLYRELSFNDLHADPGHVGSAGDHNTELLIAHPLR; this is encoded by the coding sequence ATGGGACTCAGCAGGCGTAGTGTGCTGACCGCCGCCGGGGTGGCCGGGCTCGGCGTGGCCGTCGGGACGCCGTCGGCGGAGGCGATCGACCGGGCGTTGCGGGAAACCACGAAGCGGGCCGTGACCCCGGCGGGCACGACGCTGGAGTCCGTCGCGACCCCGGTCGACGGCACTGCCGCGTACACGCGCCTGACCGTTGGTCCGGGCTGGCCGCTGGTGGCGCGGGAGGACCTGGTGGCCGCGCGGGGCGGCCGGGACGACCGCCGCGTCGCGCTGACCTCGTTCGTCCAGTTCACCGATCTGCACATCACCGATTCCGAATCGCCCGCCCGGTTCGAGTACCTGCACCCGCTGATCGGTTCCGCCCACCGGCCACAGGAGACACTGGGCCCGGTCGCCACGGCCGCGCTCGTGGACCGCGTCAACAGTGTGCGGCGTGGCCCGTTCACCGGGCGGCCGTTCGACTTCGTCATGACCACCGGCGACAACACCGACAACCATGAGCAGCTCGAACTGGCGTGGTTCCTCGGCGTGCTCAACGGCGGCGAAGTCACGCCGAACTCCGGCGACCCGAACGCCCACGAGGGCGTGCAGGCATCCGGCCACCCGCTGTACTGGAACCCGGATCGCCGCCTCGATGGCGACTGGTCGGCCTTCCCGGTGATCCCCGGCATCCTGACCGCGGGCACCCGCCCGTTCACCTCCGCGGGCCTGGACGTGCCGTGGTACTGCACCTTCGGCAACCACGACGACAGCATCGCGGGCAGCCTGCCGGACCTGCCGGGCATGGAGCACTGGTACACCGGCCGGTACAAGGTGATCGGCAAGGACTCGCAGACCACGGTGAAGCTCGCGCGGGCCGTCCGGACGCCGGGCGCGAGCGTCCCGGCGTCCGAACTGTTCGGCGGCAGCGGCACGATCCGCGAGATCACCCCGGACGAGCGGCGCAGGCCCTTCACCACCGCCGGGTTCGTGCAGGCGCACCTCGACCCGGCCAACACCGGTCCCGGCCCGGAGGGCCACGGATTCACCGGCAGCAACGCCGACGGCGTCGACGTCTACTACACGTTCCGCATCGCGCCCGGCGTCACCGGCATCAGCCTGGACACCACCACGCTCGCCGGGTTCGCCGACGGGTCGATCGGGCTCGGGCAGTACCTGTGGGTCGAGCAGACGCTCAAGCGCGGCAGCTCGGTCTACTACGATTTCTGGGGCAACAGGGTCACACACAGCGTCACCGACGAGCTGTTCGTCCTGTTCAGCCACCACACCTCGGACACGATGGGCAACGTTCTGCCGGATGCGCGGCATCCGCTGGAGCCGCGCCTGGCCGGCGACGCATTCGTCGCGCTGCTGCACCGGTTCCCCAACGTGCTGGCGTGGGTGAACGGGCACACGCACAGCAACAAGATCACCGCGCGGCCGGGTGCAACGCCCGGTCAGGGGTTCTGGGAGATCAACACGGCCTCGCACGTCGACTTCCCGCAGCACGCCCGCGTGATCGAGGTGGCCGACAACGCCGACGGCACGTTGTCGCTGTTCACCACCCTGATCGAGGCGCGGGCGCCGTACTCGGCCGGCTACGGCGACACCTCGCCCACCGCGCTCGCGTCGCTGTACCGGGAGCTGTCGTTCAACGACCTGCACGCCGACCCGGGGCACGTCGGTTCGGCGGGCGACCACAACACGGAGTTGTTGATCGCGCATCCCTTGCGCTAA
- a CDS encoding long-chain fatty acid--CoA ligase encodes MLSTMQDGHLSLANLLQHGSRAHATSQVTTWTDQGPRRETYADLGRNAARLANALRGLGVTGDQRVGTFMWNNAEHLVAYLAIPAMGAVLHTLNIRLFPEQLTFVANHAEDQVVLVDGSLVPLLAKQLPEMKTVRHVIVANGDAATLQAPEGIEVHSYDALLAAQPDTFDWPDIDERSAAAMCYTSGTTGDPKGVVYSHRSIWLHSMQVCMSDSMRLGPEDNALVIVPMFHAMSWGMPYAAFMVGASLLMPDRFLQPGPLAQILASEKPTFAGAVPTIWQGLLQQLEAEPQDISHLREVVVGGSACPPSLMHTFEERYGVPILHAWGMTETSPLGSVARPPAGATGERAWQYRYSQGRFPASVRARLIDDHGNEQPWDNEAVGELEVAGPWIAGGYHGVADPEKFHDGWLRTGDVGKISPDGYLTLTDRAKDVIKSGGEWISSVDLENTVMSHPAVAEAAVVGVPDEKWDERPLVAVVVREGQSVTAEELREFLSDKVAKWQLPEHWTFVDEVPKTSVGKFDKKRLRAFHSQGKLDVTHF; translated from the coding sequence ATGTTGAGCACGATGCAGGACGGACACCTTTCCCTGGCCAACCTGCTGCAACACGGCAGCCGGGCGCACGCCACCAGTCAGGTGACCACGTGGACCGATCAGGGGCCGCGCCGTGAGACCTACGCCGACCTCGGTCGTAACGCAGCGCGACTGGCGAACGCGCTCCGTGGTCTCGGTGTCACCGGGGACCAGCGGGTCGGCACCTTCATGTGGAACAACGCCGAGCACCTCGTGGCCTACCTCGCGATCCCCGCGATGGGCGCCGTGCTGCACACCCTCAACATCCGGCTCTTCCCGGAGCAGCTCACGTTCGTCGCCAACCACGCCGAGGACCAGGTCGTGCTGGTCGACGGGTCGCTGGTGCCGTTGCTGGCCAAGCAGCTGCCCGAGATGAAGACCGTCCGGCACGTCATCGTCGCCAACGGGGACGCGGCCACGCTGCAGGCACCCGAAGGCATCGAGGTGCACTCCTACGACGCGCTCTTGGCCGCTCAGCCCGACACGTTCGACTGGCCGGACATCGACGAGCGCTCCGCGGCGGCGATGTGTTACACGTCGGGCACGACGGGTGACCCCAAGGGTGTCGTCTACTCGCACCGCTCGATCTGGCTGCACTCGATGCAGGTGTGCATGAGCGACAGCATGCGGTTGGGGCCGGAGGACAACGCGCTGGTCATCGTGCCGATGTTCCACGCGATGTCGTGGGGCATGCCGTACGCGGCGTTCATGGTCGGCGCGTCGCTGCTCATGCCGGACCGTTTCCTGCAGCCGGGTCCGCTCGCGCAGATCCTGGCGTCGGAGAAGCCGACGTTCGCCGGTGCGGTGCCGACGATCTGGCAGGGCCTGCTGCAGCAGCTCGAAGCCGAGCCGCAGGACATCTCGCACCTGCGCGAGGTGGTCGTCGGCGGTTCGGCGTGCCCGCCGTCGCTGATGCACACCTTCGAAGAGCGCTACGGCGTCCCGATCCTGCACGCCTGGGGCATGACCGAGACCTCGCCGCTGGGCAGCGTGGCGCGCCCGCCCGCGGGCGCGACCGGCGAGCGGGCCTGGCAGTACCGGTACTCGCAGGGCCGGTTCCCCGCCTCGGTGCGTGCCCGGCTCATCGACGACCACGGCAACGAGCAGCCGTGGGACAACGAGGCCGTCGGGGAGCTGGAGGTCGCGGGGCCGTGGATCGCGGGCGGCTACCACGGCGTGGCCGATCCGGAGAAGTTCCACGACGGCTGGCTGCGCACCGGTGACGTGGGCAAGATCAGCCCGGACGGCTACCTGACGCTGACCGACCGCGCGAAGGACGTCATCAAGTCCGGCGGCGAGTGGATCTCGTCGGTCGATCTGGAGAACACCGTGATGAGCCATCCGGCGGTCGCTGAGGCCGCGGTGGTCGGCGTGCCGGACGAGAAGTGGGACGAGCGGCCGCTGGTCGCGGTCGTGGTCCGGGAAGGCCAGAGCGTGACCGCGGAGGAGCTTCGCGAGTTCCTGAGCGACAAGGTCGCGAAGTGGCAGCTGCCGGAGCACTGGACGTTCGTCGACGAGGTGCCCAAGACCAGCGTCGGCAAGTTCGACAAGAAGCGCCTGCGCGCCTTCCACTCGCAAGGAAAGCTCGACGTCACGCACTTCTGA